The DNA window AAGTGTGTGGCAATTGGTCTTGGTCGTCACTGCAACTTGCCCCCTTTGTTTTTCTTTTAGAAATAATGAAAAGCCATCCCCTATGCGCTGATGACTAGCTAGTTTGAGAATAGGTGGCATCAAGGGAGCTGAAGGTTATCCCACAATGCAATGCTGGAGCTTTGTGCTTGCACGCATGTTGCACAAGTGCCGTTGTCCGGGATGAAGTAGACAAAGAAGGAATACAAAGCAAGGGAGAGATTCCTGTAGATCATCTTCTTGCTTGACTTATACCATGAAGTGCACAAAACAACGTAACACTATCGACGGTTACCTTCTTCGTGCGTGTACTTGGAAAGTTGGCATAGAGAGGATAATTATCGGTAGTACGTAGTAGCTAACTAGACTACTGACTAGACAATATCTTGAGGTTAGTTGTTGCAGAAATTCATACGTCATAGGAATAGGTAGGTCAAAGATTATTAACACGATCAATTAAATTGTGTATAATTTATCATTTCGAATTTTGCAACAAAcacatccgatccactccattggatccaataTTTCAGAATGTTTCGTATGAGATAACCATTTTTGACATATGTATGTACACATATGCGCACCTTCCTCTAATGTTCCACATGTATGAAATATGCGCCCCTTCCTCTAATGTTCCACATGTATGAAATAACCAATTTTTCTTCAACAAACAAAGCTTAGTAGACCACACAAATTGCACATGGAAATTTTATTTCATAACACGCCGACGTATGGATGTACATTCAAATGTATTTTCTATGTGCAGATTGTTACTTTTTATTTGACGAGCATTTGCAAACCTAGATCGAATGAACCATCCATCAATATTATCACCGCCGAAAAAAGCCACCGCAAAATTAAAGGAAACAACTGTAATGGGGAAAATCACCTTTTTGACCTTTGATTGCACGGCATCACATTTCATCATGACATCCAAATCAATCATCGAAATCCCTGTGTAAACCATGATCAGCAATTTTTCGGATCCCCACATTCTATTGGAATAGATTCCCAGCCAGGCGAGTGAGTAGTGGCAATTTGGCATCAACTTGCAACAAGCATTGTAAAAAGAAATCATCGATATCATTGGACTTGCTGAAAAGGTAGAAAGGAAATGAACAATATTCCGATCGCAAATTTCATACGCACACGCGATCGAAGAGGTGATAACGGTTGCGCGGCCACCCGCTCCCGCCGCGTGGCGCTCGTCTACTGGCTGGCCCCCACACGACGCGAACGGTTTCGATCACAGCCGTCACCCCGCGCCACCCAGGCGTGAGCGCGAACGCGAGCCACGAACGCCGCGCCCCATCCCCGATTCccaccgcgcgcgcgcgccatggccgccaccgcagcagcagcagcagcagccggagGCCTCGTCCACCTCCGGCCTCCGCAATCTGCCGCGTCTCGCTTCGGCGCCTCTGGCGCGCCGCCGCTACGCTCGCGGAGGCCGGGCCAGCACCGGCCTCGCCGCCACGGGGCCGCGCGGTCGGTCGCGGTCGGGGAGGCGGCGTACGCGGAGCCCGAGGCGGCGCTCCTCGAGGCCCTCCTCGGCGTCCaaggccgcggccgcgccgtcGCACCTCGCCAACTCCAGGCAAGGAAACTTCTCGGTTGACTTAAGCTGATGACAGCCTCCCCCGCATGCCAGGCGCGCGCCACCTGCTTGATGAAACGCGCGTAGGCGTGCTACTGATGGATTTCTCTGTGGCCCGCGTGTGTGCAGGAGGTGGAGAGCGCCGTGCAGGCCCTCGAGGCCCTGGGAGGCGTGCCTGATCCGGTACCGTTCAATTTCTATGTGCTTTGCTGCATTGTAAATCTAGTCACAGCTTACTGGGGGTGCTTATTAGTGGCTGGTTAGTGAATTCAGTTGTCAATGATTCAGTTTTTGTACTCCAATGGCTTAAACCTTCCTTAGTCAAGTTGAAGCGGAACTGAAACGTTCTGCTGGGGTTTAAGTTTAGATTACCATGTTTACTGACTTGCAGAAATAATATGCTGGAGCTGAGTCTTTGACTGCTTAGAGTTTGGTACGATCTGTTCTTTTGCAGAATGAATCGGTTAACATCTTGAATTTTATATTGCAAACTTGATCCACAAGCTTAACTGCACGGCACTATTGTTCGTTTTGGTAGAATTTGATTGAGGTGACAGTGAATATCTGGAATACCTAGGCAGTAAACTCGGTGATGTGCTGTATTTCTTTGTAAAAATTTAAGAGAAGTGACCCAGAGAAGTTGGAAAAATGTTAGCATGTCTGTGCCTAATAAATCTGAAAAGGTTTAGAAAAAGCATGAGAGCAAAGCTGGCTTCcctttttttttaaagaaagaAAGTTAGCCTTCTTAGACTTCTTGGTTTCTCTGCAGACAAGTTCAAGTTTAATTGAAGGTAGCTGGCAGCTCATCTTCACTACTAGACCAGGGACAGCATCCCCTATTCAGGTTAAGGAACAAAAATTGCTTCTGTATGAGGGGAATAGTATATTTCATCTACTATTTATCTGGTCTCTAGAGGCATGACTAAAATTATTGCCATTTCACATTGCCTGCAGCGGACTTTTGTTGGAGTTGACTCTTTCAGGATCTTCCAGGAAGTTTACCTCCGGACAGATGATCCAAGGGTGGTTAATGTTGTAAGGTTTTCAGAATCAGTTGGTGATCTGAAAGTAGAGGTAATTTCTGTGTCAATATCACAAAAGTTTTTAACTATGCACAGGGCTTTATAGATTTCCATCCTTCCTATGTGATCCTACATCTTTTGTGATTTTTTCTTTACCAATGCCACCACTTCATTTATTATTATCTTTTGTGTTTAATTATGCCTTTTGGAGCTTGGTTTGCTGAATTCATAATGTATCTGCATTAAATAAAGAGCTTTGCTGGGATGTTGCACTTATATACTATAGTAATGTTTTAGTATCATGTCCTAGGGCAGTCTATTTATTCTTTGATTTCGCTCCCACAAAAATGAAGAAAGATTCCATTTTAGTGTCATGGTGATACAAGCTGATCCATATATAGACTGTTGAAGATTCAACAATCTGTTAATACTTGAAGTCTTGAACAGACTGTTGAAGATTCACTAACATATTGTGGAAGATTCATTAAGTGTTATATCAATCTTGTCAATAATAAAAATAGAGGagtttggaaataaggacttgtaCTTCCTTAACGAGAGTTAACTGGAAAGAAATATGCTGATTTTATATCACGGAAAGAAATATGCTGATTTTATATCGGGGCTAATGATACATGCTTCTATGTTACTGCTAAGTGCTACTTTATAGTGCTTTTATAACACTTCTCCATGACCTCATGGTGAGGCATTTTCTGAAAATAAAAACAGGCAGAAGCAACTATTGAGGATGGAAAGCGCATTCTTTTCCGTTTTGACCGAGCAGCATTCACCTTCAAATTTCTGCCATTCAAAGTTCCATACCCAGTGCCATTTAAGCTTCTTGGAGATGAAGCAAAGGGTTGGCTTGACACAACATACTTATCCCATGCTGGGAACATACGTATTTCAAGGGGAAACAAGGTACAATTACATAACCTTGATGTTATTTTACTATCGGCAACATCGGGGTGTTCATACATCCGCCTTGAGGTCATGAATTTAAGGTTTCCATGCTTTGATTTCATCGTCTTTCCAAAACAATCTGTAGTGCAGGGAACCACATTTGTCCTACAGAAGAGTCCAGATGCAAGGCAAATTTTGTTGTCAACTATATCTGCAGGGATAGGAGTAGAAGAGGTGCGTCATTGCAAATTGCATCATCCATTGTCACGCTAAATGAAGTTAGATATGCAATCTTTGTTTTTGGCTAGACAGGTCATTGATGATTTTATTTCAAGCCAAAATGGAGCCGAAGTTGATCTAGACATTCTGGTGGGAGAATGGCAACTACTGTGGGGCTCACAGGTTAGCCAGGATGCTTACTCAACTGGATTCTCATACTACTTATTTGCGTACATTTAGGATCCTCAAGGTATTTAGCCTTTATTTGGGTGTAGATTGAAGGTGAAAGTTGGTCGTCTGTCGCATCTGCCGGTCTCAAGGACTTCCAGGTTAGTTACTTAGTTTCAGAACAAAGTCAAGCCTTGTAAAATGATAAAGTGATAGTGCAATACTGTAATGTGTTTATTGGCTTAGGGTAGCTCACATGACTAACAGTAAAATGGACTTCCATTTAGATTATAAAAGAATGCGGCCAATTGAAGAATTCAGTGAGCCCGTTTCCAGGCGTTAGCCTCAATGCAAGAGGCAACATTTGGTAAGTCTGTAGAGCATGCATGGATTAATTGTTATATGTGTTTCCTGTCGAGGATAGTTTTGCATAGTTGCATCTGATCAGTACATCTTAGTGAAGAAGAAATGGAAGTCTTTACTTCACCTCTTCAGTGTGTGTGATCTATAACTGTTAAAGCAATCTGTCTTCTGTAGTCCTATAATGAAAAAAAACACTAGTCTGCTATACTGACAGTGTTACTGTAGTAAGTGCGAACATGCAAAACAAATTGTACGCTGTGCACGTACAGGGAGGGAAAGTGAACGTTTTGCATTAATACGGGTGAAATCATCACACAAAGTGTGCCTTTTAATTTTCGCACTTTGATTCTCAGTTCTGACTCAGAGCTTTGCATTGCACATGCAGCAAAACAGGGAACAACAATACCTTTAGCGTGTCCATGAAGGAAGCAGCTATTCAAGTTGGTGGTGTGCAGTTTCCCTTGGATGCTAAAGGAGAATTTGTCATGGAAATATTGTACGTCACTCATGATTTCCGGAAATCCAAAAAACGCAAGTTGTATTTAGGAAATATGTGGGTCACTGGTTACTCAGCATAGCAGAGAACTAATGCTTATTCTGaatgagtttttttttttttgcaggtATATCGACAACAAGATAAGGATATCCAGGCTGAACCAGCACATGCTAGTCCACTTACGCATCGCAAATGCAACATAAACAACATAAATGAAGGATATGTGGGCATGTTTCTTTTTATCATTGTTGAGCACAGTTTGAATCAATATGATTAGTTTGAGCAATATAATTTTGATTTCTAAGATTGTTCATTGGTGTACAACTAACCCTAGTAAAGCAAAACTCGATTGGTGTTATTCTGTGTCGGCATGATTTACATGTACTCAAACGTTTCTCAAAAATATTGAGCATTTTTCATGTTGATGTTCTGTAAGGCCTGTTTAAACTTCAAAGCCAGATTTCTCAAGGAATTTCTTATGCAACTTCAGACCAAATGAAAATGGCACAAATATTGAAAACAGTGAAAATTCGTTCAAAAACACACCCAACAGGTGCATCTTTGCAAAATGGGCAGAATGTAGAGTTGAATGCCTTTCTTGCAAATGTTTATTTTCTTTTTATTGTGCTGCCGGATTTCTGTAACAGGGTTGAACCGTTTGAAATTGCTTGCCATACTCATAGACTCATATTACGCAGTTGTGTCTGAATTGAATATCAGAGATCGCACGGCAGCACATAACCTGACGAATTCTGGGCTATTGGAACTTGAAAGCCCTTCAAAATCTGCATGACATCTCCACTGCGTCACACAAGAAATGTTCACAGGATCCAGTTCTGAACAAATGGAAGCAATGAAACATTGCCAAAATAAGGAGCTCAACAAGAACTTAGTCAGCAGCAAAGATGATGATGTAACCACATGTTAGCCTGTCGACAACATTCAAACCTAAATTGCAGTACAGTACCTCAGCCAAGATAAAATAATGACTGGTATAAACAATGTCTTCCTATCACTAAAAAATACAACAATGACCGGTGAGAAAAGATTCTACATGATACAGTACTCGTATTATTTGGTCAATTTTGGCTTCACTCAATTGCCCCAAGAGCCAAGAGCAATGCGACATTTGGGGTTGGGGTGGTAAGGGCTACCACAAGCACATGGCAACTCTTCAGAATTTGCAGCTACAAGTTTCAAAGGTACTCATGTAGCACCGATCTTCATTCAAAATTGTCTATGCTGCAGCCAAACTATCGCATAAGGTCTGGTATGCTGCACTGCAATGCTTGAATTTCTCCTCCGCTGTAGCCTGTCCATCGAACAAGACCAATATGCTTAATCAGCTACATAGAACAACAATAGTTAATTACTTGAGTACTAATTGAAGAGAAACATCCAAAACATTGTCTACAAAACTCAACCTCTCCCAGATACAACATTGCAATGGACTCAATCCAAACCAGAATCTCATATCATATCTTCTAATACATCAAGTAGAGGCTAGTTCTGAAAACACGAAACACTGATTAACACATTTGTTGTAAAGAATCAAGGTGCTGCTGACTGATCCTTATTGATCAAACATAGTGAAGATGTATTAGCTATATATACATGATATAGTGCATCACATGAATGACGTAGATGCATTCCGAAATTAATTGGATAAAGAACAgaaggcggggggggggggggggggggggaacagAATCTGTAACTTCAGTGTCTAATCATTAATTGATGTAGCCATACTGTTTGATGTTCAGTACAATCCTAACTGAAAGTGGCACCTTGTGTGCTCAGGGCATGCCATAGACTACCAGGTACCAGCACGTTATTCAGAGAAAAAGGGAAGTCGCACATAATTTTGTAAAGCAAGTAAAAGATAAACTTTGGATGTCGAACAACTTACCTTAGATGATCCATTGTGGCGATCTGGGTGCCATCTAAGTGCACATGCTCGGTATCTAGTATCATGAGAAAGGAAACAAATGATAAAATAATCTTGGATCAGTTCAAAAAAGAAGTAAATTATACACTATCATGGCACAATCTCTGCCAGAAAGGAAAAAATGACTCAAAGCCATGGAAGTGTTCAAAGATCTTACGCGCTTTTAACATCTTCAAGTTTTAGCGGGCCAGAGTTGCTCAACCCAAGAGCTTGCCGTGCCAAAGATACCTCCGATGGAGTGGATATTTCATCCTCATCGTCTGTTTCAGAACTCCAGTTTCTGGATTTTTCTGAGCGAGCACGTCTGGAGTTTCTCCACTGAAAATTATCAGAGGAAAAAGACCAATAATATGTGTTCTGGTCTCGAAAAGCATCACGAAACAGAATCTCTGGTTCATCCTCATCACTCGTGCAAAACTCAAATCCTCCTGATGCCAAACAAGAAACAAATGAAGTTTAAACTTCGCAAGGTTCATTGTAAAGTCATCCAAGGGTTTCTATTTTCCATAAGACTGAAATACATCTGTAACATTTCTAATAAAAAAAGTTAGACATGACAAGCAGGCTGAAGGAATTTCAATCAAGTTAAGATTTGTAGAGAAGAATAATCAC is part of the Panicum hallii strain FIL2 chromosome 2, PHallii_v3.1, whole genome shotgun sequence genome and encodes:
- the LOC112883603 gene encoding probable plastid-lipid-associated protein 12, chloroplastic produces the protein MAATAAAAAAAGGLVHLRPPQSAASRFGASGAPPLRSRRPGQHRPRRHGAARSVAVGEAAYAEPEAALLEALLGVQGRGRAVAPRQLQEVESAVQALEALGGVPDPTSSSLIEGSWQLIFTTRPGTASPIQRTFVGVDSFRIFQEVYLRTDDPRVVNVVRFSESVGDLKVEAEATIEDGKRILFRFDRAAFTFKFLPFKVPYPVPFKLLGDEAKGWLDTTYLSHAGNIRISRGNKGTTFVLQKSPDARQILLSTISAGIGVEEVIDDFISSQNGAEVDLDILVGEWQLLWGSQIEGESWSSVASAGLKDFQIIKECGQLKNSVSPFPGVSLNARGNICKTGNNNTFSVSMKEAAIQVGGVQFPLDAKGEFVMEILYIDNKIRISRLNQHMLVHLRIANAT
- the LOC112881605 gene encoding uncharacterized protein LOC112881605 encodes the protein MNNIKSALLSGQRRHPLVAAAASAAAPHQQLGSAAAFHSTPVLQRKRKTQWHNRFNYYAKRRRNRENKRSMVRNMSEYAEYLFQSWRDEDERTDASSGPSWFRGHRWVRNSNNNGFRTHDFYYGNFRSRGGFEFCTSDEDEPEILFRDAFRDQNTYYWSFSSDNFQWRNSRRARSEKSRNWSSETDDEDEISTPSEVSLARQALGLSNSGPLKLEDVKSAYRACALRWHPDRHNGSSKATAEEKFKHCSAAYQTLCDSLAAA